A window from Aquabacterium sp. NJ1 encodes these proteins:
- a CDS encoding alpha/beta hydrolase domain-containing protein, with the protein MTATAVLACISITCLAAVPQAAVTAGPDTPGYGDRADVDNLAQFGFTEREYAISGLARKFKGVGTLGSDGKWAASVVSSNTPYNTMMIVRRPTDPARFNGVVIVEWLNVSTGYPLDVDWGMAHEAILREGYAYVGVNVQKVGVQGVQKLTAYGSRYAAGSIPDDDISYDILSQTAQALRDQSHLILGGLKPQKLIATGHSQSAMRLITYANAIQPLDKVFDGLFIHGRTSSGAKLASSDSMPLNTAIRSDTNVPVFLLQSEMDVALQPGTSRQVDTDLIRHWEVAGSAHADQYLLDSIGKVSTREVGWTPPECGSPYNAMPFYEVEIAAFDHLKNWMTTGIAPPTAPRLQRDWLGGIKKDANGNAIGGLRLPEIDVPIARYGHVNFTTGSLAFLDLFACVAGGNTNYFTASKLQSLYPTHEDYVNKYKAAADAALAKGYIRPVEHANSLKRAQAAAVPQ; encoded by the coding sequence ATGACCGCAACAGCCGTGCTGGCCTGCATCAGCATCACCTGTCTGGCCGCGGTACCTCAGGCTGCCGTCACCGCCGGGCCCGATACCCCCGGCTACGGCGACCGCGCCGACGTGGACAACCTGGCTCAGTTCGGCTTCACCGAGCGCGAGTACGCGATCTCGGGTCTGGCACGCAAGTTCAAAGGCGTCGGCACCTTGGGCAGCGACGGCAAGTGGGCGGCCTCCGTGGTTTCCAGCAACACCCCTTACAACACGATGATGATCGTGCGCCGGCCAACGGACCCGGCCCGCTTCAATGGCGTCGTGATCGTCGAGTGGCTCAATGTCAGCACGGGCTACCCCCTCGATGTGGACTGGGGCATGGCGCACGAGGCCATCCTGCGCGAGGGCTATGCCTATGTCGGCGTCAACGTCCAGAAAGTGGGGGTCCAGGGTGTCCAGAAGCTCACGGCCTACGGGAGCCGCTACGCGGCTGGCAGCATCCCCGATGACGACATCTCGTACGACATCCTGTCGCAGACGGCCCAGGCCCTGCGTGACCAGAGCCATCTGATACTGGGTGGCCTCAAGCCTCAGAAGCTGATCGCCACAGGCCATTCGCAATCGGCCATGCGCCTGATCACCTATGCCAATGCCATTCAGCCGCTGGACAAGGTGTTTGATGGGCTGTTCATACATGGCCGCACCAGCTCTGGGGCCAAGCTGGCGTCCAGCGACAGCATGCCGCTCAACACGGCGATCCGAAGCGACACCAATGTGCCTGTCTTCCTGCTGCAGTCGGAAATGGATGTGGCATTGCAACCGGGCACATCCAGGCAGGTTGACACCGACCTCATCCGGCACTGGGAGGTGGCCGGCTCCGCCCACGCCGACCAGTACCTGCTCGACAGCATTGGCAAGGTCAGCACGCGCGAGGTAGGCTGGACGCCGCCCGAATGTGGCAGCCCCTATAACGCCATGCCGTTCTACGAGGTGGAGATCGCGGCGTTCGATCACCTCAAGAACTGGATGACCACGGGCATCGCCCCCCCGACCGCACCACGCCTGCAACGCGACTGGTTGGGCGGCATCAAGAAGGACGCCAATGGCAATGCCATCGGGGGCCTGCGCCTGCCGGAAATCGACGTGCCCATCGCCAGGTACGGTCACGTCAACTTCACAACCGGCTCATTGGCCTTTCTGGATCTGTTTGCCTGCGTGGCGGGCGGCAATACCAACTACTTCACGGCCAGCAAGCTCCAGTCGCTCTACCCGACACACGAGGACTACGTCAACAAATACAAGGCTGCAGCAGACGCCGCGCTGGCCAAGGGCTATATCCGGCCGGTGGAGCATGCCAACTCGCTCAAACGCGCGCAAGCGGCCGCCGTACCACAGTAG
- the ppk2 gene encoding polyphosphate kinase 2, with amino-acid sequence MANNHKHDDRLSKKDYEERLEPLQLELNQMARWLQHTGKRMLILFEGRDTAGKTGVINAISECLNPRQYQIVALPKPSEEESTRWYFQRYVPHLPAGGNVSLFDRSWYNRAGVEKVMGYCNDEQYQRFLKQAPVFEKLLVDDGILLFKYWLTVDQAEQERRFAERRDDPFKRWKLSPIDLMARQKYEEYGKARDAMLEATHTKHAPWTLVDFNDQRLGRLTLIRHLLDQLPDYAVPDQWIDFAPLNGKLAKESFKGPLKPIPPALS; translated from the coding sequence ATGGCCAACAACCACAAACACGACGACCGTTTGAGCAAGAAGGACTACGAAGAGCGCCTGGAGCCCCTGCAACTGGAACTCAACCAGATGGCCCGCTGGCTGCAGCACACCGGCAAGCGGATGCTGATCCTGTTCGAAGGCCGTGACACGGCGGGCAAGACCGGCGTGATCAACGCCATCTCGGAGTGCCTGAACCCGCGCCAGTACCAGATCGTGGCGCTGCCCAAGCCGTCCGAGGAGGAAAGCACCCGGTGGTACTTCCAGCGCTATGTGCCCCACCTGCCTGCGGGCGGCAACGTTTCGCTGTTCGACCGCAGCTGGTACAACCGCGCCGGTGTGGAAAAAGTCATGGGCTACTGCAACGACGAGCAGTACCAGCGTTTCCTCAAGCAGGCGCCCGTGTTCGAGAAGCTGCTGGTCGATGACGGCATCCTGCTGTTCAAGTACTGGCTGACGGTGGACCAGGCCGAGCAGGAACGCCGCTTCGCCGAACGCCGCGATGACCCGTTCAAGCGCTGGAAGCTGTCACCCATCGACCTGATGGCCCGCCAGAAGTACGAGGAATACGGCAAGGCCCGCGACGCGATGTTGGAGGCCACCCACACCAAGCACGCCCCCTGGACGCTGGTGGATTTCAACGACCAGCGCCTGGGCCGCCTGACCCTGATCCGCCACCTGCTGGACCAGTTGCCGGACTACGCGGTGCCCGACCAGTGGATCGACTTCGCGCCTCTGAACGGCAAGCTGGCGAAGGAAAGCTTCAAGGGGCCGCTCAAGCCGATACCGCCGGCCTTGAGTTGA
- a CDS encoding DUF3717 domain-containing protein: MAGIHITDIESAINWWREQRPSPDGISLCAEVQKLAEVYALMVYYRENECDEATMPKAARQAWLAWYGTTPDTPCIAICSTSQGDDLCKGCGRTFDEVQLWPEMSPAEKRATWRRITLENTAWRFNRYAERAREGVSQAPEAAANAGEGPSSQADKGPGDKADQGGQSAA; the protein is encoded by the coding sequence ATGGCGGGCATCCACATCACCGACATCGAATCGGCCATCAACTGGTGGCGCGAGCAGCGGCCATCGCCCGATGGCATCAGCCTGTGCGCCGAGGTGCAAAAGCTCGCCGAGGTCTACGCGCTCATGGTCTATTACCGCGAGAACGAGTGCGACGAGGCCACCATGCCGAAAGCCGCGCGGCAAGCCTGGCTGGCCTGGTACGGCACCACACCCGACACGCCTTGCATCGCGATCTGCTCGACCAGCCAGGGTGATGACCTGTGCAAGGGCTGCGGCCGCACCTTTGATGAAGTGCAGCTGTGGCCCGAGATGAGCCCCGCTGAAAAACGCGCCACCTGGCGCCGCATCACGCTGGAGAACACCGCCTGGCGTTTCAACCGTTATGCCGAGCGCGCCCGTGAAGGCGTCAGCCAGGCGCCTGAAGCAGCCGCCAATGCGGGGGAGGGCCCGAGCAGCCAGGCTGACAAGGGGCCGGGCGACAAAGCCGACCAAGGCGGCCAGAGCGCCGCCTGA
- a CDS encoding tryptophan--tRNA ligase, translating to MTVRVLTGITTTGTPHLGNYVGAIRPAIAASREAGVESFFFLADYHALIKCDDPDRIERSRLEIAATWLAAGLDTERVTFYRQSDIPETTELNWLLTCVTAKGQMNRAHAYKASVDVNEAAGEEPDANITMGLYCYPILMAADILLFNAHRVPVGRDQVQHIEMARDVAQRFNHTFGKGRELFVLPQAEIEESVATLPGLDGRKMSKSYDNTVPLFGGGAKALKDAIARIVTDSKLPGEPKDPDSAHLVTIHDAFADAATREAFHADLRAGLGWGDAKQRVVQLIEAHVGPMRERYADLMAHPEHIEDILQAGAAKARAAATPFLAELRHAVGLRPMLAVPQAKVAKAQASKSELPVFKQYREADGQFYFKLTAADGVLLLQSQAFAEGREAGAWVKRFKTEGAAVLGDAPVSLAEGVTHDAVEAALAALQAHEAEQAAAKPAKA from the coding sequence ATGACCGTACGCGTTCTCACCGGTATCACCACCACCGGCACCCCCCACCTGGGCAATTACGTGGGCGCCATCCGCCCCGCCATTGCCGCCAGCCGCGAGGCCGGGGTCGAGAGCTTTTTCTTCCTGGCTGACTACCACGCGCTCATCAAGTGCGACGACCCGGATCGCATCGAGCGTTCACGCCTGGAAATCGCCGCCACCTGGCTGGCCGCCGGCCTGGACACCGAGCGCGTGACCTTCTACCGCCAGAGCGACATCCCCGAGACGACGGAGCTGAACTGGCTGCTGACCTGTGTGACCGCCAAGGGCCAGATGAACCGGGCGCACGCCTACAAGGCCTCTGTCGATGTCAACGAAGCGGCGGGCGAAGAGCCGGACGCCAACATCACCATGGGCCTGTACTGCTACCCCATCCTGATGGCCGCTGACATCCTGCTGTTCAACGCGCACCGTGTGCCGGTGGGCCGCGACCAGGTCCAGCACATCGAGATGGCGCGTGATGTGGCCCAGCGCTTCAACCACACCTTTGGCAAGGGCCGCGAGCTGTTCGTGCTGCCCCAAGCCGAGATCGAAGAGAGCGTGGCCACCTTGCCCGGCCTGGATGGCCGCAAGATGAGCAAGAGCTATGACAATACCGTGCCCTTGTTCGGCGGCGGTGCCAAGGCCTTGAAGGACGCGATCGCGCGCATCGTGACGGATTCGAAGTTGCCCGGCGAGCCCAAGGACCCGGACAGCGCCCACCTGGTCACCATCCACGATGCCTTTGCCGATGCGGCCACGCGCGAGGCCTTCCACGCCGACCTGCGTGCCGGCCTGGGCTGGGGCGACGCCAAGCAGCGCGTGGTGCAGCTGATCGAAGCCCATGTGGGCCCGATGCGCGAGCGTTATGCCGATCTGATGGCCCACCCCGAGCACATCGAGGACATCCTGCAGGCGGGGGCTGCCAAGGCGCGTGCGGCGGCCACGCCCTTCCTGGCCGAGCTGCGCCATGCCGTGGGCCTGCGCCCGATGCTGGCCGTGCCCCAGGCCAAGGTGGCCAAGGCGCAGGCCAGCAAGTCCGAGCTGCCGGTGTTCAAGCAATACCGCGAGGCCGACGGCCAGTTCTACTTCAAGCTCACCGCTGCGGACGGCGTCTTGCTGCTGCAAAGCCAGGCCTTTGCCGAAGGCCGTGAGGCGGGCGCCTGGGTCAAGCGCTTCAAGACCGAAGGTGCCGCGGTGCTGGGCGATGCGCCCGTGAGCCTGGCTGAAGGCGTGACGCATGACGCGGTCGAAGCCGCCTTGGCGGCGCTGCAAGCGCATGAGGCCGAGCAGGCTGCGGCCAAGCCGGCCAAGGCTTGA